Proteins from a genomic interval of Peromyscus leucopus breed LL Stock chromosome 12, UCI_PerLeu_2.1, whole genome shotgun sequence:
- the LOC114682731 gene encoding transmembrane protein 191C isoform X2, with translation MAEPQEQLLQLQKDNRDGRLRKQELEELVRGLEAESESLTGRLDELRERERSLQRRRSQASRAMRGEAREAARERAERARGLLEAAEQHRLDLEQHNRQLQEQWEELSSQLFYYGGEQLSQQRADQQLGTQLMALQKHLELAEAKFTMQAEGLRQSAQRTEEAWASFQEQSGVLQELQGKVMEAAAALDATRGGGSEPWNLQPRPVQDCAGSLMEEVARADCEKRLFRGAGAGSIRLWALSALQTLLLLPLGFLALPLLYVALAKPDSVGPGLSSGLGSDAVFRRLRYTLSPLLELRPRGLLPA, from the exons ATGGCTGAGCCGCAGgagcagctgctgcagctgcagaaGGACAACCGCGATGGCCGATTGCggaagcaggagctggaggagctggtgcGTGGGCTGGAGGCCGAGAGCGAGAGCCTCACCGGGCGCCTGGACGAGCTGCGCGAGCGTGAGCGCAG CCTGCAGCGGAGACGAAGCCAAGCGTCGCGGGCTATGCGAGGGGAGGCGCGCGAGGCGGCGCGGGAGCGCGCGGAGCGGGCTCGTGGGCTGCTGGAGGCGGCGGAGCAGCACCGGCTGGACCTG GAGCAACACAATCGGCAGCTGCAGGAACAGTGGGAGGAGCTGTCCAGCCAG CTCTTCTACTATGGAGGAGAACAGCTGAGTCAACAGCGAGCAGATCAGCAACTGGGGACTCAGCTTATGGCCCTGCAG AAACACCTGGAGCTGGCAGAGGCCAAATTCACCATGCAGGCAGAGGGCCTGCGACAG AGCGCGCAGCGTACGGAAGAGGCCTGGGCCAGCTTCCAGGAGCAGAGTGGAGTCCTGCAG GAGCTGCAGGGGAAGGTGATGGAGGCCGCGGCTGCGCTGGATGCTACGCGAGGAGGTGGCTCGGAACC GTGGAACTTGCAGCCTCGTCCGGTGCAGGACTGCGCGGGCTCACTCATGGAGGAGGTGGCCAGGGCTGATTGT GAAAAGCGGCTGTTCCGCGGTGCGGGCGCGGGGAGCATCAG GCTATGGGCGCTGAGCGCACTGCAGACGCTGTTGCTGCTCCCGCTGGGCTTCCTGGCGCTGCCGCTGCTCTACGTGGCGCTGGCAAAGCCCGACTCCGTGGGCCCGGGGCTGTCCAGCGGTCTTGGCTCGGACGCGGTCTTCCGGCGGCTGCGCTACACGCTGTCGCCTTTGCTTGAATTGCGCCCACGCGGACTGCTGCCAGCCTAG
- the LOC114682731 gene encoding transmembrane protein 191C isoform X3 codes for MADCGSRSWRSWCVGWRPRARASPGAWTSCASVSAACSGDEAKRRGLCEGRRARRRGSARSGLVGCWRRRSSTGWTWSNTIGSCRNSGRSCPARYVQRVSGHVLAPKSHKPGTHTLRSQLFYYGGEQLSQQRADQQLGTQLMALQKHLELAEAKFTMQAEGLRQELQGKVMEAAAALDATRGGGSEPWNLQPRPVQDCAGSLMEEVARADCEKRLFRGAGAGSIRLWALSALQTLLLLPLGFLALPLLYVALAKPDSVGPGLSSGLGSDAVFRRLRYTLSPLLELRPRGLLPA; via the exons ATGGCCGATTGCggaagcaggagctggaggagctggtgcGTGGGCTGGAGGCCGAGAGCGAGAGCCTCACCGGGCGCCTGGACGAGCTGCGCGAGCGTGAGCGCAG CCTGCAGCGGAGACGAAGCCAAGCGTCGCGGGCTATGCGAGGGGAGGCGCGCGAGGCGGCGCGGGAGCGCGCGGAGCGGGCTCGTGGGCTGCTGGAGGCGGCGGAGCAGCACCGGCTGGACCTG GAGCAACACAATCGGCAGCTGCAGGAACAGTGGGAGGAGCTGTCCAGCCAGGTACGTACAGAGGGTCTCAGGTCACGTCCTCGCCCCCAAGTCCCATAAGCCAGGCACTCACACGCTCCGTTCCCAGCTCTTCTACTATGGAGGAGAACAGCTGAGTCAACAGCGAGCAGATCAGCAACTGGGGACTCAGCTTATGGCCCTGCAG AAACACCTGGAGCTGGCAGAGGCCAAATTCACCATGCAGGCAGAGGGCCTGCGACAG GAGCTGCAGGGGAAGGTGATGGAGGCCGCGGCTGCGCTGGATGCTACGCGAGGAGGTGGCTCGGAACC GTGGAACTTGCAGCCTCGTCCGGTGCAGGACTGCGCGGGCTCACTCATGGAGGAGGTGGCCAGGGCTGATTGT GAAAAGCGGCTGTTCCGCGGTGCGGGCGCGGGGAGCATCAG GCTATGGGCGCTGAGCGCACTGCAGACGCTGTTGCTGCTCCCGCTGGGCTTCCTGGCGCTGCCGCTGCTCTACGTGGCGCTGGCAAAGCCCGACTCCGTGGGCCCGGGGCTGTCCAGCGGTCTTGGCTCGGACGCGGTCTTCCGGCGGCTGCGCTACACGCTGTCGCCTTTGCTTGAATTGCGCCCACGCGGACTGCTGCCAGCCTAG
- the LOC114682731 gene encoding transmembrane protein 191C isoform X1 encodes MADCGSRSWRSWCVGWRPRARASPGAWTSCASVSAACSGDEAKRRGLCEGRRARRRGSARSGLVGCWRRRSSTGWTWSNTIGSCRNSGRSCPARYVQRVSGHVLAPKSHKPGTHTLRSQLFYYGGEQLSQQRADQQLGTQLMALQKHLELAEAKFTMQAEGLRQSAQRTEEAWASFQEQSGVLQELQGKVMEAAAALDATRGGGSEPWNLQPRPVQDCAGSLMEEVARADCEKRLFRGAGAGSIRLWALSALQTLLLLPLGFLALPLLYVALAKPDSVGPGLSSGLGSDAVFRRLRYTLSPLLELRPRGLLPA; translated from the exons ATGGCCGATTGCggaagcaggagctggaggagctggtgcGTGGGCTGGAGGCCGAGAGCGAGAGCCTCACCGGGCGCCTGGACGAGCTGCGCGAGCGTGAGCGCAG CCTGCAGCGGAGACGAAGCCAAGCGTCGCGGGCTATGCGAGGGGAGGCGCGCGAGGCGGCGCGGGAGCGCGCGGAGCGGGCTCGTGGGCTGCTGGAGGCGGCGGAGCAGCACCGGCTGGACCTG GAGCAACACAATCGGCAGCTGCAGGAACAGTGGGAGGAGCTGTCCAGCCAGGTACGTACAGAGGGTCTCAGGTCACGTCCTCGCCCCCAAGTCCCATAAGCCAGGCACTCACACGCTCCGTTCCCAGCTCTTCTACTATGGAGGAGAACAGCTGAGTCAACAGCGAGCAGATCAGCAACTGGGGACTCAGCTTATGGCCCTGCAG AAACACCTGGAGCTGGCAGAGGCCAAATTCACCATGCAGGCAGAGGGCCTGCGACAG AGCGCGCAGCGTACGGAAGAGGCCTGGGCCAGCTTCCAGGAGCAGAGTGGAGTCCTGCAG GAGCTGCAGGGGAAGGTGATGGAGGCCGCGGCTGCGCTGGATGCTACGCGAGGAGGTGGCTCGGAACC GTGGAACTTGCAGCCTCGTCCGGTGCAGGACTGCGCGGGCTCACTCATGGAGGAGGTGGCCAGGGCTGATTGT GAAAAGCGGCTGTTCCGCGGTGCGGGCGCGGGGAGCATCAG GCTATGGGCGCTGAGCGCACTGCAGACGCTGTTGCTGCTCCCGCTGGGCTTCCTGGCGCTGCCGCTGCTCTACGTGGCGCTGGCAAAGCCCGACTCCGTGGGCCCGGGGCTGTCCAGCGGTCTTGGCTCGGACGCGGTCTTCCGGCGGCTGCGCTACACGCTGTCGCCTTTGCTTGAATTGCGCCCACGCGGACTGCTGCCAGCCTAG